AAATATTCGCCCCCTACGATGACCCTTTGATTAGAGAAGAGTTAGAGGCCTCTTCGCTCGTGGGTAAAACATTGTTTTGGAGTAAGGTTGATAAAGATGTCCCACTATTTATCTCATCCGTGAAGTATCATTCACATTTTACGGAGGTCTCTATGATGCTGAAGGGGCAGGATATGGTGGTTGAGTTGCCTTTTTTGGATGAAGGGACACTACAATGTTGTTACTTAGCCATATTGGTGTTAAGTGAGCTGGACCACGATTTGTCTATAGATGTGGGACTGTATAAGAAACTTACTCCGATCTCAATGAGGCTAGAAGTCGTTGAGGGGATGGATAATACTTTACTCATCAATGATACCTATAGCTCAGATTATGATTCTCTGAGGATTGCCTTGGACTTTATGAATCGGCGTAATAGTGATGATGATCCTACAGCACTGATCTTATCCGATATGCTAGAAAGCTCTAGAAATCCAGAGGAATTGTATGTGCGTGTGGCAGAATTGGTTAATCAGTATTTGATTGATAAGATAATTTTGGTCGGACCCAAATTAGATCATTTTCAATCTCTTTTTCACGCCAATGAAGTGCTTAGCTACATGGATGAAGCTGAGCTGACAGAGCATATCCTCCTACCGAAACTGAAAGATCATATCATTCTATTAAAAGGTGCTAGAGTTGCTAAGTTTGAGAATATCATAGAGCGTCTTAAGCAACGGACCCATCAAACGATCCTGAATGTCAATCTTTCGAGGTTAACTCATAACCTAAATCAGCATAAGGCCTTTTTACCTAAGGGCACGAAGGTGATCTGTATGATTAAGGCTGATGGTTATGGGTTAGGTGCCTATGAGGTGGCCAAGACACTTCAGCGGAATGAAGTGGACTACCTAGCTGTAGCTGTAGTAGATGAAGGTATTCATTTACGCGAAAGAGGAATCCATACGCCAATCATAGTCATGAATCCTGAGATCTCATCCTTTGAACAGCTAATAAAGCATGAGCTACAGCCAGAGATCTATAGCCTCTCTCTATTAAAAAGCTTCGTGAATAAGGCTAGGGATATGAACAGTCACGCACTGCCTATACACCTTAAGTGGGATACTGGGATGCATCGACTGGGGATGAAAGCTAGTGATATACCAGAGTTATTAGAATTACTGAAGAATGAGGATACTGTGAGAGTCGCCTCTATTTTCACTCACCTTGCTGCTGCTGATGACCCGAATGAGGACGAATTCACTTGGGGGCAATTGCACCAATTGGATTATATTCACGGGAAGTTAGCTGAGGGACTAGGCTATTCATTTTTGAAGCATGCCCTAAATACAGCTGGCATCCTTCGTTTCTCCAACTATTCGTCAGATATGGCTAGAATAGGTATAGGGCTCTATGGATTTTCACCAATTGCTAATGAAGATTATGGCCTGGAGCCTGTGGCTGAGCTGAAGACTGTTATTTTGCAAATACAGGATGTACCTGCAGGTGATACGGTTGGATATGGGAGGCATGGAAAGGTTGACCGTCCTTCAAGGATTGGAATTATTCCGATTGGTTATGCTGATGGTATCTCGCGACTACTAGGAAATGGTCATGCCCACTTCAAATTAGCTGATGGGTCTTTGGCCCCAACGATAGGAAATATCTGTATGGATACTATCATGATAGATATTACAGATGCCCCTAGTGTGGAAGAAGGCTCATCGGTTACGATTTTCGGATTTGATTTGTCGTTAATCCATTTGTCAGATGCTAGTTCTACGATTCCGTATGAGACATTAGCCCGACTGTCAAATAGAATCGTTAGGCGTTATTATTCAGAATCCTAGAGTAGATAGACATATCTTTTTTTAATTAAGTCACTTTAACTTTGGCTATTTGGGTAGCTATATTCATTTATGTAACTTTGGTATAGTAGTTATATTATCGTAGCGATGAGCGAAAAAATGATTGAATCTTTCGTGATCACTACGAATTTGGAAGGAAATAAAAATGATAAGGTACATTAAAGAGAAGTTTGAAATTGGGGATCATATTTCCATTTATTCTTGTGAAAGAGAGATTCGTGGTGTCATTGAGATTATTGACGATAATTTTATCGTCTTAAGGAGTGAAGATGACAATATCATTGGGATCAAGATTGATTCCATTACTGGCTTTTCAAGTAAACCTATTGAGATAACTCCTAGAGATCTTAAGTGGGAGAAAGATACAAATAAATACCAGCGTCAGGGAGGTCGTAACGCATGGAGGAGGGGTAAGCTGTCCACTCCTCCATATTCTGAACCTTATAAAAGTGATGCCCTTCTGGAACAAGAGAAAGAGGTTTACCATGAGATCTCAAGCATTAAGGAGGAGATTAAATCCATTGTAGAGACATTTATACAGGACGACCCCAGTACAGCTGACATCTTGATACCTCCGATGGGAGTCATTGTGGAGCTAAGAAATACTTTTCAATTTGGCTTTATAGACGATAACCTTGAAGGTGTAAGATATTTTTTCAATAAAAATGATATCATAGACCCCAACCTTAAAAATGTCGAGGGCGAAATGATAGAGGTGGTCTATCAAAAAGGTAAAAATCATAAGGGACCTGCTGCAAAGAATATTCATAAATCTGATACGATTGGTGGTTTGCTTCAGCTCATGATAACTCATTTGGACTTTGGTTCATATAGTGATGCTTTTGCTATAATGGAGAATATTAAGGTCTCTAACGATGGTAATTATTACTTGGATAAAATCTCTCTTTTGATGGGTGAGATTTTAGAGAAGGCAAAGTCTATAGGATATGAGGTAAATAAAGGTAAGAATTCGTTATACTCTGAAGCCAGAAGACGTTTGCAAAATAAGGACTATGACTCTGCCCTTGATATTTATCATGAGTGTCTTAATCTTGGCTTTCGTAAGGAGAATTGTATCAAAGATATCTTGCAGATATATGTGACAACATATGCCCAGAAGCAAAGCGAGTATGAGAGAAATATCATTAAGGAAAAGGCTCTCGATTTTCTGAATGAGCATATTGATTCCCTACCAGATGAGCAAAGCACTTACTTTACAATTGAGAATGCCTATTTTGCTCTTGGTGAGTATGAAAAGCATATAGAAGTAGCGGAGGAAATTGTAGCTGAATGTGGGAGAAATGGTGAGCTACCACAGTATGTATTCTACCTTAATAAGCTTGCTCAGAGCTACTTCAGAATAGGAGATTTTGAAAAGGCTCTTGATGCGGTTCATCAAGGATTGGATATAGAGCCTGAAAATCAACATCTTATAAAGACGATGAAATCCATTATTGATGCACAAGATAATGGAGATGATACCTTTTTTATGTCGTAAAAATGAAGAAGAAAACAAAGAATCTC
This genomic window from Porphyromonadaceae bacterium W3.11 contains:
- a CDS encoding bifunctional UDP-N-acetylmuramoyl-tripeptide:D-alanyl-D-alanine ligase/alanine racemase, whose protein sequence is MSMYSLAEIAAAIGVDGVNSDRKIDVLLTDSRSLSFPAQTLFFALVTEKGNGHNYVYDLLAKGVRSFVVSQPIEEGWLKDYPDAIFIRVGDTLKALHQVATWKRNQLHIPVIGITGSNGKTILKELLYQLLSSEYRVGRSPKSYNSSIGVPLSLWSIDDRDELAIIEAGISRPMEMTALEQMIQPDWGILTHLGEAHQENFDSIKCKLKEKLKLFERCDKIFAPYDDPLIREELEASSLVGKTLFWSKVDKDVPLFISSVKYHSHFTEVSMMLKGQDMVVELPFLDEGTLQCCYLAILVLSELDHDLSIDVGLYKKLTPISMRLEVVEGMDNTLLINDTYSSDYDSLRIALDFMNRRNSDDDPTALILSDMLESSRNPEELYVRVAELVNQYLIDKIILVGPKLDHFQSLFHANEVLSYMDEAELTEHILLPKLKDHIILLKGARVAKFENIIERLKQRTHQTILNVNLSRLTHNLNQHKAFLPKGTKVICMIKADGYGLGAYEVAKTLQRNEVDYLAVAVVDEGIHLRERGIHTPIIVMNPEISSFEQLIKHELQPEIYSLSLLKSFVNKARDMNSHALPIHLKWDTGMHRLGMKASDIPELLELLKNEDTVRVASIFTHLAAADDPNEDEFTWGQLHQLDYIHGKLAEGLGYSFLKHALNTAGILRFSNYSSDMARIGIGLYGFSPIANEDYGLEPVAELKTVILQIQDVPAGDTVGYGRHGKVDRPSRIGIIPIGYADGISRLLGNGHAHFKLADGSLAPTIGNICMDTIMIDITDAPSVEEGSSVTIFGFDLSLIHLSDASSTIPYETLARLSNRIVRRYYSES
- a CDS encoding tetratricopeptide repeat protein, which gives rise to MIRYIKEKFEIGDHISIYSCEREIRGVIEIIDDNFIVLRSEDDNIIGIKIDSITGFSSKPIEITPRDLKWEKDTNKYQRQGGRNAWRRGKLSTPPYSEPYKSDALLEQEKEVYHEISSIKEEIKSIVETFIQDDPSTADILIPPMGVIVELRNTFQFGFIDDNLEGVRYFFNKNDIIDPNLKNVEGEMIEVVYQKGKNHKGPAAKNIHKSDTIGGLLQLMITHLDFGSYSDAFAIMENIKVSNDGNYYLDKISLLMGEILEKAKSIGYEVNKGKNSLYSEARRRLQNKDYDSALDIYHECLNLGFRKENCIKDILQIYVTTYAQKQSEYERNIIKEKALDFLNEHIDSLPDEQSTYFTIENAYFALGEYEKHIEVAEEIVAECGRNGELPQYVFYLNKLAQSYFRIGDFEKALDAVHQGLDIEPENQHLIKTMKSIIDAQDNGDDTFFMS